A single region of the Desulfovibrio inopinatus DSM 10711 genome encodes:
- a CDS encoding alginate O-acetyltransferase AlgX-related protein — MISSNTRLRFVTALVSSLIFLVLISLPLAAKLTGLASTVEVSEIGGKTLPEFTLHPVGFGRYFDVLRSGYLETHYPFRSILISWYNYATTRFIASSSVFSASVITGKDGWMYLAKDGSRDVLMEHRSATPLTEPELQALRDDYQARADWLAQRGKHYMLVVAPSKETIYPEYLPEIFKQVGKTSRLDQALDYLKAHSTLDVVDLRPVLLDAKKKTQIFYATDSHWNVRGAFVGYRMMMEEIRKIIPSTPVLSRKDFNEDSFDEVPGDLSFMLGLQDYVKETRYYYLSKKPAKARPVTLTDQNVEFFQPPLCSVIEDSKLPRGIFFHDSFFWELLPFVAESFSEGVYVWMKPPHDGAPRFFDKALITEVNPDIVVDEITERFFLPRVAQ, encoded by the coding sequence TTGATTTCATCCAATACTCGGCTGCGTTTTGTTACGGCTCTTGTTTCGAGCCTGATATTTCTTGTCCTCATTTCTTTGCCTCTCGCAGCAAAGTTGACCGGACTCGCTTCAACGGTGGAAGTTTCTGAAATCGGTGGCAAGACGCTTCCGGAATTTACTTTGCATCCGGTTGGGTTCGGTCGATATTTTGATGTATTGCGTTCTGGGTATCTCGAAACGCATTATCCCTTTCGCAGCATTTTGATCAGTTGGTATAATTACGCAACAACCCGCTTTATTGCTTCATCCTCCGTTTTTTCAGCGTCCGTTATCACTGGTAAAGATGGTTGGATGTATTTAGCAAAAGATGGTTCGCGTGATGTTCTTATGGAGCATCGGTCAGCGACACCTTTGACGGAACCTGAACTCCAAGCACTGCGCGACGATTACCAAGCTCGCGCCGATTGGCTCGCACAACGTGGAAAGCATTATATGCTTGTTGTGGCGCCGTCGAAAGAAACAATCTATCCCGAGTATTTACCGGAAATATTCAAACAGGTTGGCAAAACGTCTCGGCTTGATCAGGCCCTTGATTATCTGAAGGCACATTCCACGCTGGATGTTGTTGATTTGCGGCCTGTGCTGCTGGATGCCAAGAAAAAAACGCAGATTTTCTATGCGACGGACAGTCATTGGAATGTCCGTGGCGCTTTTGTCGGGTATCGCATGATGATGGAGGAGATCCGTAAGATCATCCCGTCAACGCCGGTACTTTCGAGGAAGGATTTCAACGAAGATTCCTTTGATGAAGTTCCCGGTGATTTGTCATTCATGCTGGGGCTGCAGGATTACGTCAAAGAAACGCGCTATTACTATCTTTCCAAAAAGCCAGCCAAAGCGCGTCCTGTGACACTGACGGACCAGAACGTCGAATTTTTTCAACCCCCGTTATGCTCTGTCATTGAGGATTCTAAGTTGCCGCGTGGCATATTTTTTCACGATTCTTTTTTTTGGGAACTGCTGCCTTTTGTGGCAGAGAGCTTCAGTGAAGGCGTGTACGTGTGGATGAAACCTCCACATGACGGGGCGCCACGTTTTTTTGACAAAGCGTTAATCACTGAAGTGAATCCTGATATCGTGGTGGATGAAATCACGGAACGTTTTTTTCTCCCCAGAGTGGCACAGTAA
- a CDS encoding hemolysin family protein: protein MIELVVAVTFAVLASAFCSVSEAALYSIPWSWIETLRKSGKKSGEDLYRLRSQVERPITAILTLNTFANIAGASLAGAAAVEVMGEQYLWIFTLGFTALILVFGEIIPKTVGVVYNRNIAGVMGPPLRVLVFIMAPIIWVGGLLVKIVDSGKKGPQSTEEDIFALASLTRKAGVIKPYEELSIKNILTLDKKVVRDIMTPRTVVFSLPADMTVAQAREYKSYWPHSRIPVYENDDAEDVVGIVYRRQVLEALANDQDDVMIGDLMKPVQFALETMTLDRLLIKFLESRMHLFVVLDEYGGVGGVVSLEDVLEEILGKEIVDETDQVADMRELARIQRESLLNQGGNID from the coding sequence ATGATTGAACTCGTCGTGGCGGTGACTTTCGCTGTATTGGCGTCGGCGTTTTGCTCCGTCAGTGAGGCCGCCCTCTATTCCATCCCGTGGAGCTGGATTGAAACTCTTCGCAAGAGTGGAAAAAAGTCCGGTGAAGACTTGTACCGTTTGCGTTCGCAGGTCGAGCGCCCCATTACAGCTATTTTAACGCTCAACACCTTTGCCAACATCGCCGGTGCATCCTTGGCCGGAGCTGCGGCCGTGGAAGTGATGGGCGAACAATACCTGTGGATATTTACACTGGGATTTACCGCGCTTATCTTGGTTTTTGGAGAAATAATCCCGAAAACCGTTGGCGTCGTGTATAATCGAAATATTGCTGGAGTCATGGGACCGCCATTGCGCGTCCTTGTTTTCATTATGGCGCCGATTATTTGGGTTGGTGGCTTGCTTGTGAAGATTGTTGATTCTGGCAAAAAAGGGCCGCAGTCCACGGAAGAAGATATTTTTGCGTTAGCCTCGCTTACCAGGAAAGCCGGGGTCATCAAACCGTATGAAGAACTTTCCATCAAAAATATTCTCACGCTGGATAAAAAAGTTGTACGCGACATCATGACGCCGCGTACTGTCGTGTTTTCGCTCCCTGCGGATATGACCGTCGCCCAAGCCCGGGAATACAAATCCTATTGGCCACATAGCCGTATTCCCGTGTATGAGAATGATGATGCCGAAGATGTTGTTGGTATTGTCTATCGACGCCAGGTTCTTGAAGCTTTAGCCAATGATCAAGACGATGTCATGATTGGCGATCTCATGAAACCCGTTCAATTTGCGTTGGAAACAATGACGTTGGATAGGTTACTGATAAAGTTTCTCGAATCACGAATGCATCTCTTTGTTGTCCTCGATGAGTACGGCGGTGTGGGTGGTGTTGTCAGCCTTGAAGATGTCCTTGAAGAAATCTTGGGCAAAGAAATCGTTGATGAAACTGACCAGGTCGCCGATATGCGAGAACTTGCACGAATCCAAAGAGAAAGCCTACTCAATCAGGGTGGGAACATCGATTAA
- a CDS encoding tetratricopeptide repeat protein: protein MTETTDVSSSGVNFVLILVVLGLVAMFAGSFTYRLSHPDLTIALRSNGAGGQGGMGQAGGMSDLVVLMGKLQEDPNDVEAMLTIAGRFVGMGAFDRAKTFMDKAATLRPDDADVLNVLGVYAFRMKDNETAKSRFEHMQELAPQDYRAYYNLGILYEYGFNDRAKAQEFFEKALTMDGIPKDTADRITQELQKTSPNS, encoded by the coding sequence ATGACTGAGACGACAGACGTATCCTCTTCCGGCGTCAACTTTGTATTGATCCTGGTAGTATTAGGGCTCGTTGCCATGTTTGCCGGGTCGTTTACGTATAGATTGAGCCATCCCGACCTGACCATTGCACTTCGTTCCAATGGAGCCGGAGGACAGGGAGGAATGGGACAGGCCGGTGGAATGTCCGATCTTGTTGTGTTGATGGGCAAACTCCAGGAAGATCCGAACGATGTTGAAGCCATGCTTACGATTGCTGGGCGTTTTGTGGGGATGGGCGCATTCGACAGAGCCAAGACGTTCATGGACAAGGCCGCCACACTGCGTCCTGACGATGCCGATGTACTCAATGTCCTTGGCGTCTATGCATTTCGCATGAAGGATAATGAGACGGCGAAATCTCGATTTGAACACATGCAAGAACTCGCGCCACAAGATTACAGGGCATATTATAACCTGGGTATCTTGTACGAATACGGTTTCAATGATCGTGCGAAGGCTCAAGAGTTTTTTGAGAAAGCGTTGACAATGGATGGCATTCCCAAAGACACGGCCGACCGTATAACGCAAGAATTGCAAAAGACATCTCCCAATTCTTGA
- a CDS encoding CcmD family protein codes for MTNETYLLAANIVVWLGVGLYAAVLMQKGRQLEKRIRRMETLQDD; via the coding sequence ATGACCAATGAAACCTACCTGTTAGCGGCGAATATTGTTGTCTGGCTTGGAGTCGGACTCTATGCGGCGGTGTTGATGCAAAAAGGCCGACAACTTGAAAAGCGCATTCGGCGCATGGAGACGTTGCAGGATGACTGA
- a CDS encoding branched-chain amino acid ABC transporter permease, whose product MLEQQLVNGLTLGLIYALIAVGYTMVYGVIELINFAHGEIYMLGAFFCMTFITMFGLPLFPAILLSMVCCLALGILIDIVAYRPLRKAPRLAALITAIGMSIFLQNLAMVIWGSRPTPFPRSAVPAIFSETAFQFSNVNISWMQVFIYVVAISLMIGLYLIISKTRIGTAMRALAQNQVSASLMGINVNRVISFTFALGSSMGAVAGVLVAMFYNSMYPTMGYTAGVKAFAAAVLGGIGSVPGAMFGGIVLGIAETLGAGYISSPYRDGVAYAVMILVILFRPSGILGKAVVDKA is encoded by the coding sequence TTGCTTGAACAACAACTCGTAAATGGATTGACGTTGGGCCTCATTTACGCCCTTATCGCTGTGGGATATACCATGGTGTATGGCGTCATCGAGCTGATTAACTTCGCCCATGGTGAAATTTACATGCTCGGTGCTTTTTTTTGTATGACCTTTATTACGATGTTCGGATTGCCCTTGTTTCCGGCAATCCTGCTGTCTATGGTCTGTTGTCTCGCCCTCGGCATCCTTATTGATATCGTCGCCTATCGTCCGTTACGGAAAGCACCACGGCTAGCCGCGCTTATTACGGCTATAGGCATGTCCATTTTTTTACAAAACCTGGCCATGGTGATCTGGGGAAGTCGTCCGACTCCTTTCCCTCGGTCTGCCGTACCTGCCATTTTCAGCGAAACCGCTTTTCAATTTTCAAATGTGAACATTAGCTGGATGCAGGTTTTTATCTATGTCGTGGCCATTTCCCTCATGATTGGCCTGTATCTTATTATTTCCAAAACCCGCATCGGAACGGCAATGCGTGCTCTGGCTCAAAATCAAGTGAGTGCGTCGCTTATGGGGATCAACGTGAATCGTGTCATTTCGTTCACGTTTGCTTTGGGCTCCTCCATGGGAGCGGTTGCCGGAGTGCTTGTCGCCATGTTTTATAACAGCATGTATCCAACCATGGGGTATACGGCTGGTGTCAAAGCATTTGCCGCGGCTGTTCTCGGGGGCATCGGCTCCGTACCGGGGGCGATGTTCGGCGGCATTGTTCTTGGGATCGCAGAGACACTCGGTGCCGGGTATATTTCTTCTCCATATCGCGATGGCGTGGCATACGCCGTGATGATCCTGGTCATCTTGTTTCGGCCGTCCGGTATTCTCGGTAAAGCCGTGGTGGATAAGGCCTAG
- a CDS encoding heme lyase CcmF/NrfE family subunit yields MRLVAYWSLLAALVMALFLAGTAAYQTYRKQKDGVLLLERGQTLICLLFSLSSGVLFYALWSQDFSYKYVADYTDSLLPMFYTITAFWAGQAGSILFWGWMTSLCGLIFSLTPAYETMSDSTKRLFWLFYLSVLAFFLLVLTGPNNPFIGLSPAPADGKGLNPLLQNPGMIFHPPLLFLGYAGFCVPACLGLAAWMTDETGWLDRSRNFTIISWVFLTAGIILGGWWSYMELGWGGYWAWDPVENASLIPWLVGTAFIHTAIVGRRFKIFGKTNVFLAMLTLVLCFFGTYLVRSGVIDSLHAFGDGGVGLPLLLFVLYTVFVTAIVLFVVVPHVDFHNRPLSGMLTLSGTVTVLVWLMIALGLVVFLGTMWPVLSKPFTQSPVGLDAGFYNRVCPPLFAVVMLLVAICPWLPVTEKPVSMKSMGLLVAGLVLAAVGSAVLGITLPVSVICIASALVCLAGILILFITKPAARRHSGALGAYLVHAGLAFVVIGIAVSGPYQLNREAILKPDQSFEEGGYRFTYKAVTQSKTPAMAIAEAEILVEKAGKRVGVLHPQRRVYHNFNQPFAEVSVIPSLGDEVYATLLAFTESGSASIKVSINPLVNWIWIGGTLMCLAGLVALRRYRVRRS; encoded by the coding sequence ATGCGACTTGTTGCTTATTGGTCCTTGCTGGCTGCCCTCGTCATGGCCTTGTTTCTCGCCGGAACCGCGGCATATCAGACATATCGAAAACAAAAAGACGGAGTGCTTCTGCTTGAGCGTGGACAAACGCTTATTTGCCTTCTGTTTTCGCTGAGTTCCGGAGTGTTGTTTTATGCACTGTGGAGCCAAGATTTCTCCTATAAATACGTTGCAGATTATACCGATTCGCTTCTGCCAATGTTTTATACAATAACGGCGTTTTGGGCAGGGCAGGCCGGTTCTATCCTCTTTTGGGGATGGATGACATCGCTGTGCGGGCTTATTTTTTCTCTGACACCGGCCTATGAAACCATGTCAGATAGTACAAAACGATTGTTTTGGTTGTTTTATTTGAGTGTCCTTGCGTTCTTCTTGCTCGTGTTGACGGGACCGAACAATCCGTTCATCGGCCTGTCCCCAGCTCCGGCTGATGGCAAAGGACTCAATCCTCTTTTGCAGAATCCCGGAATGATCTTTCATCCACCGCTGTTGTTTTTGGGATATGCCGGATTTTGTGTACCGGCCTGTCTTGGGTTGGCTGCTTGGATGACGGATGAAACAGGATGGCTCGACCGGAGTCGAAATTTCACCATCATTTCATGGGTCTTCCTGACCGCCGGTATTATTCTTGGTGGTTGGTGGTCATATATGGAGTTGGGGTGGGGTGGCTACTGGGCCTGGGACCCGGTTGAAAATGCTTCCCTTATTCCGTGGCTTGTCGGAACCGCCTTCATCCACACAGCCATTGTCGGACGTCGGTTCAAAATTTTTGGCAAGACCAATGTCTTTTTGGCCATGCTGACCCTCGTCCTGTGTTTCTTTGGAACATATCTTGTGCGAAGCGGTGTTATCGATTCGTTACATGCTTTTGGCGATGGAGGCGTAGGCTTACCACTGCTGCTGTTTGTTCTCTACACCGTGTTTGTGACGGCAATCGTGTTGTTTGTCGTGGTGCCACATGTCGATTTTCATAACAGACCGTTAAGTGGCATGCTCACGTTGTCCGGAACCGTAACCGTACTCGTCTGGCTCATGATTGCACTTGGGCTGGTGGTATTCCTTGGGACAATGTGGCCAGTTTTGTCCAAGCCGTTCACACAAAGTCCAGTTGGCCTTGACGCTGGTTTCTACAACCGTGTTTGTCCTCCTCTGTTTGCTGTGGTCATGCTTCTTGTGGCTATCTGTCCGTGGTTGCCTGTTACGGAGAAACCGGTGTCCATGAAAAGCATGGGATTGCTTGTGGCGGGTTTGGTGCTGGCGGCCGTGGGATCGGCTGTTTTGGGTATCACACTCCCTGTCTCAGTCATTTGTATTGCTTCTGCGTTGGTTTGTTTGGCCGGTATTCTTATTCTCTTTATTACGAAGCCGGCAGCACGCAGGCATTCCGGTGCGCTTGGGGCATATCTGGTTCATGCTGGTTTGGCCTTCGTCGTCATTGGTATTGCCGTCTCCGGTCCATACCAATTGAACCGTGAAGCGATCCTCAAGCCTGACCAGTCGTTTGAAGAAGGTGGCTATCGTTTTACTTACAAGGCTGTGACGCAATCGAAAACGCCAGCCATGGCCATTGCCGAGGCGGAAATTCTCGTCGAAAAAGCGGGAAAGCGGGTCGGCGTTCTCCATCCACAGCGTCGTGTCTACCATAATTTCAATCAGCCTTTTGCCGAAGTCTCGGTTATTCCGTCCCTTGGCGATGAAGTGTATGCGACATTACTCGCATTTACCGAATCCGGTTCGGCGAGTATCAAAGTAAGCATCAATCCGCTTGTCAATTGGATTTGGATTGGCGGCACTTTAATGTGCTTGGCTGGACTTGTTGCGCTTCGTCGGTATCGCGTGAGGCGTTCCTAA
- a CDS encoding ABC transporter ATP-binding protein: MAAPRPTTEAHRVATPDENIAPLLRVRSMSKFFGERLILKNIHVDVVPQSITLLAGANGAGKTTLLRIMAGLIPPSTGSVQSDLLPGDLAYLGHKTFVYRDLSARHNLVFWLRLHGREVDADEVDAALKQVGLFDYADEYARVFSRGMMQKLSLARVYMLKPRLLFLDEPDTGLDVASRQALLWEMEILRDAGTAIVFVSHHVDTDIAVADTALALSNKSIVYHGPAASYDAAAVLDMASC, from the coding sequence ATGGCTGCACCCCGTCCGACAACGGAGGCGCACCGTGTTGCCACACCGGATGAAAACATTGCTCCACTTTTGCGTGTTCGTTCCATGAGCAAGTTTTTTGGTGAACGGCTTATTCTCAAAAATATTCATGTCGATGTGGTTCCTCAGTCCATTACATTATTAGCCGGGGCGAATGGAGCAGGGAAAACCACATTATTACGTATTATGGCTGGGCTCATTCCGCCTTCAACGGGAAGCGTGCAATCTGATCTTCTCCCGGGGGATCTTGCGTACCTTGGGCATAAGACGTTCGTGTATCGGGATTTGAGTGCGAGACACAATCTCGTATTCTGGCTGCGCCTGCATGGACGAGAGGTCGATGCTGATGAAGTGGATGCCGCTTTGAAGCAAGTCGGCCTTTTCGATTACGCCGATGAATACGCACGAGTCTTTTCACGGGGTATGATGCAGAAGTTGAGTTTGGCGCGAGTCTATATGCTCAAACCGAGACTGCTCTTCCTCGATGAACCCGACACTGGCCTGGATGTTGCTTCACGCCAGGCGCTTTTGTGGGAAATGGAAATCCTGCGCGATGCAGGGACAGCGATTGTCTTTGTCAGTCACCATGTTGATACTGATATTGCTGTTGCCGACACGGCTTTGGCGCTCTCCAATAAATCGATTGTGTATCACGGCCCGGCCGCATCGTATGATGCGGCGGCAGTCCTGGATATGGCATCATGTTAG
- a CDS encoding ABC transporter substrate-binding protein encodes MSVRNSKFVKLAVLACAMVTFSVVGLGSAHAEDVIKIAVPSPFTGAEAGYGDNIKAGVAMKVEEVNKAGGVNGKQIEAVYLDEQCDPKEAATVSTKIANDKDLAVIVGHLCSSAHLAALPTYVRIGVPAISPTATNVSISDKNKDKKGRVWSFRNVYRDDFQGGFLAEYIAKVLGLKKVAVFYENNDYGIGLKTAFVNKAKEIGLDVVGEEAYMKGAQDFTPQLTKLKSMDPQALFIAGYYAEGALIADQAKKMGLNVPKFGAEGLDNVDYIKLAGDAAEDTYMTTPFLAETASDKGKAFIEAFKARYDRDVDYMSANAYDAAGIVIEAISEVGPDRAKIREYLAAMDSPEKAYDGVTGVTYFDAKGDSQKPAFVKMVKGGAFVPAEKQMK; translated from the coding sequence ATGAGCGTAAGAAATTCCAAATTCGTGAAACTGGCTGTTCTGGCATGCGCCATGGTCACATTTTCTGTTGTTGGCCTGGGGTCTGCCCACGCTGAGGATGTTATCAAGATCGCCGTCCCGTCCCCATTTACTGGCGCTGAGGCCGGGTATGGTGACAATATTAAAGCCGGCGTGGCGATGAAAGTTGAAGAGGTCAATAAAGCCGGTGGGGTGAACGGCAAACAAATTGAAGCCGTTTACCTTGATGAACAGTGCGACCCGAAAGAAGCGGCCACTGTTTCCACCAAGATCGCCAACGATAAAGATTTGGCTGTTATTGTCGGCCACCTGTGCTCGTCGGCTCACTTGGCCGCGCTGCCCACGTATGTGCGTATCGGTGTTCCCGCCATTTCGCCGACGGCAACCAACGTCTCCATCAGCGACAAAAATAAAGATAAAAAAGGCCGCGTTTGGTCTTTCCGTAACGTCTACCGCGATGATTTTCAGGGTGGTTTTCTTGCTGAGTATATAGCCAAAGTACTTGGTCTCAAGAAAGTGGCCGTTTTCTACGAAAATAATGACTACGGTATCGGCCTCAAGACGGCCTTCGTGAATAAAGCCAAAGAAATTGGTCTCGATGTTGTTGGCGAAGAAGCCTATATGAAAGGTGCACAAGATTTCACTCCGCAGTTGACCAAACTGAAATCCATGGACCCACAGGCGTTGTTTATCGCTGGATATTACGCTGAAGGCGCACTTATCGCCGACCAGGCGAAAAAAATGGGACTCAATGTGCCCAAGTTTGGTGCTGAGGGTCTGGATAACGTCGACTACATCAAGCTTGCCGGTGATGCCGCCGAAGACACGTACATGACCACACCGTTCCTGGCTGAAACGGCTAGCGATAAGGGCAAAGCCTTCATTGAAGCGTTTAAAGCTCGTTACGATCGTGATGTCGACTACATGAGCGCCAACGCGTATGATGCTGCTGGTATCGTGATTGAAGCCATCAGCGAGGTTGGACCCGATCGGGCCAAAATTCGCGAATACCTGGCCGCTATGGATTCTCCGGAAAAAGCCTATGACGGCGTAACCGGTGTGACCTATTTCGACGCCAAAGGCGACAGCCAAAAACCGGCGTTTGTTAAGATGGTTAAAGGTGGCGCCTTTGTCCCTGCTGAAAAGCAAATGAAGTAG
- a CDS encoding branched-chain amino acid ABC transporter permease: protein MSESFKYLKYIILAALLAYPLMPFSDVYVLHVMVLCMIYMVLAMGLNIVPGFCGLLDLGYVGFYGIGAYTAGLLTLNYGVSFWVIVPLAALNGALWGVLLGAPTLRLTGDYFAIVTFGFSELVVLFLTNEIWLTRGPLGLPGIDPVGIDLTFIGQYINPDWTWYYDFYGEEPYFYLGILMVALVYVVMLRMEDSRLGRAWFAIREDPLAAASSGVNILLYKVIAFAVSAGIGAIAGAFFARWTMFLSPDMFKFWESFLVLCMVVLGGLGNINGSLIGAVILISLGEVLRVVLPKFGLPTETRFLAYGLIMILIMRFRPNGFFPKIATSTLRNQHIINLKAKLRARGVN, encoded by the coding sequence ATGAGCGAATCATTCAAATATCTCAAGTATATCATTCTGGCGGCCTTGCTGGCGTATCCGCTCATGCCGTTTAGTGACGTCTATGTCCTGCATGTCATGGTCCTGTGTATGATCTACATGGTACTGGCCATGGGGCTCAATATCGTCCCTGGCTTCTGTGGTCTGCTCGACCTGGGGTATGTTGGCTTCTATGGTATCGGCGCCTATACAGCCGGACTTCTGACCTTAAACTACGGTGTATCGTTCTGGGTTATCGTCCCCTTGGCAGCACTTAATGGCGCATTGTGGGGGGTATTACTCGGTGCTCCGACGCTGCGTCTCACCGGAGACTATTTTGCCATTGTGACGTTTGGCTTTTCCGAGTTGGTGGTCTTGTTTCTCACCAATGAGATTTGGTTGACCCGTGGTCCGCTGGGATTGCCCGGCATTGATCCCGTGGGTATCGACCTGACATTTATCGGGCAATATATTAACCCGGACTGGACTTGGTATTACGATTTTTACGGAGAAGAGCCATATTTCTATTTGGGCATTCTCATGGTCGCACTGGTCTATGTTGTCATGTTGCGTATGGAAGATTCTCGTCTTGGTCGGGCATGGTTCGCCATTCGCGAAGATCCACTGGCCGCGGCAAGCTCCGGTGTTAATATCCTGCTGTATAAAGTTATCGCCTTTGCGGTGTCAGCAGGGATTGGCGCCATTGCCGGTGCATTTTTCGCACGATGGACCATGTTCTTGTCGCCGGATATGTTCAAGTTCTGGGAATCATTTCTTGTCTTGTGTATGGTTGTTCTGGGTGGGCTTGGCAACATTAATGGTTCACTTATCGGTGCTGTCATTCTTATTTCTCTTGGAGAGGTCTTGCGTGTCGTGCTGCCAAAATTCGGTTTGCCAACAGAAACGCGGTTTTTGGCGTATGGTCTCATCATGATTCTTATTATGCGTTTCAGACCGAACGGTTTTTTCCCAAAAATTGCCACGAGCACGCTTCGCAACCAACACATTATCAATCTCAAAGCAAAACTGCGCGCAAGGGGAGTAAATTAA
- the ccsA gene encoding cytochrome c biogenesis protein CcsA, translating into MPFLPLLAGAVMAVGQYFIWMYAPVEETMGIVQKIFYMHMPMAWWSLVSFFVVFVASILFLAKKTPFWDHLAGASAEIGVVLSSLALITGSLWARPIWNVWWTWDPRLTTTLIMWFVYVAYLLVRSADVGGERRGTISAVLGIVAFLDVPLVFLSARYWRSIHPAVLGSKSGGMEPEMWTTLIVCLIGWGLLWSVFLIIRTKLSLNEAKVGRLALKRFDSA; encoded by the coding sequence ATGCCGTTTTTACCACTCCTTGCCGGAGCTGTTATGGCTGTCGGCCAATATTTCATCTGGATGTATGCTCCGGTAGAAGAGACTATGGGCATTGTTCAAAAGATTTTTTATATGCATATGCCCATGGCTTGGTGGTCTCTTGTCAGCTTTTTTGTTGTCTTTGTGGCCAGCATTCTGTTTTTGGCGAAGAAAACGCCGTTTTGGGACCATTTGGCAGGAGCATCCGCAGAAATCGGAGTGGTATTGAGTAGCCTTGCGTTGATCACAGGGTCACTGTGGGCCAGACCGATTTGGAATGTCTGGTGGACCTGGGATCCACGATTAACCACGACGCTTATTATGTGGTTCGTGTATGTTGCGTATTTGCTTGTCCGTTCAGCTGATGTTGGTGGAGAGCGGCGTGGAACTATTTCTGCCGTTCTCGGCATTGTCGCATTTCTTGATGTTCCGCTTGTCTTTCTCTCGGCGCGATACTGGCGCAGCATTCATCCCGCTGTTTTAGGAAGTAAAAGTGGAGGGATGGAGCCGGAAATGTGGACAACGTTGATTGTTTGCCTGATTGGCTGGGGGCTCTTATGGTCGGTTTTTCTGATCATTCGCACGAAATTGAGCCTGAATGAGGCCAAAGTGGGGCGCTTGGCTTTGAAGCGATTCGATAGTGCGTAG
- a CDS encoding heme exporter protein CcmB, protein MLGATLHIASKDLRLSFHGMRGVLQSVLLGLLLIFLFSLSRNPGDVMPAVSASAVFWLSTVFAQVLVFNTLYGYEEQSGARIGLVLSPAPVQAVWLGKALAGGILLVACQCVFALATVVFLGQPIDGPLWLFGVAGVLVDVAVCALGSLLGALSAGNSTRESLMTVILFPLLIPALLAGIRLFEAGLAGVGVVDVSSWIGMATAFDAVFSAAALVLFPYVYTGEE, encoded by the coding sequence ATGTTAGGTGCTACTCTCCATATCGCGTCAAAAGACCTCCGGTTGTCGTTTCATGGCATGCGTGGAGTCCTGCAATCGGTTCTTCTTGGTCTTTTGCTCATCTTTTTATTTAGCTTATCACGCAATCCGGGGGATGTGATGCCCGCGGTGAGTGCGTCTGCCGTATTCTGGCTCTCAACCGTGTTTGCTCAGGTTCTGGTCTTCAATACATTGTATGGATATGAAGAACAGTCCGGAGCACGTATCGGCCTTGTACTTTCACCGGCCCCCGTTCAGGCGGTTTGGTTGGGAAAAGCTCTTGCTGGTGGTATTTTACTTGTTGCCTGTCAATGTGTTTTCGCTTTGGCGACTGTGGTGTTTCTCGGACAACCCATCGATGGACCGTTGTGGCTGTTTGGTGTCGCGGGAGTGCTCGTTGATGTGGCTGTATGCGCGTTGGGATCACTTTTGGGAGCGCTGTCTGCCGGTAATTCAACTCGTGAATCGCTGATGACCGTCATTTTGTTTCCATTGCTTATCCCGGCATTACTGGCTGGAATTCGTTTGTTCGAAGCTGGACTGGCCGGAGTTGGCGTCGTCGATGTTTCAAGCTGGATCGGCATGGCTACCGCCTTCGATGCCGTGTTTTCTGCAGCCGCACTGGTTCTTTTTCCGTATGTGTACACCGGAGAAGAGTGA
- a CDS encoding cytochrome c maturation protein CcmE — protein sequence MAGKKNSSVYLVAAILFLGGLGYLIFTGLGENSVYFLNVSEALALEPGKLNQARLFGTVSPDRIESAEGNLGVTFSLADKVDAGKSIRVEYAGVVPDTFKPGVEVIVEGAYKPTAGIFNASTLMTKCPSKYKKQENQG from the coding sequence ATGGCCGGCAAAAAAAATTCGAGTGTATACCTTGTCGCAGCAATCCTGTTTCTGGGAGGGCTGGGCTATCTTATTTTTACGGGGCTTGGCGAAAATAGCGTCTATTTTCTCAATGTCTCGGAGGCATTGGCTCTCGAACCAGGAAAGCTCAATCAAGCTCGTCTCTTTGGAACTGTTTCCCCTGATCGCATCGAATCTGCCGAAGGCAACCTTGGTGTGACGTTTTCTCTGGCTGATAAAGTCGATGCAGGAAAATCTATTCGAGTTGAATATGCTGGTGTTGTTCCCGATACGTTTAAACCCGGCGTCGAAGTGATTGTTGAAGGTGCATACAAGCCGACTGCAGGTATATTCAATGCCAGTACGCTCATGACGAAGTGTCCGTCCAAGTACAAAAAGCAAGAAAATCAGGGCTGA